Part of the Paenibacillus sp. JNUCC32 genome is shown below.
ATTCTATTAGATGATGGCTTGATATCCAATCATAGCGGGTCAACGTTCGATATGGGCGGCATTTCCTCGCCGCTGTTGAACTTCCTCCCAGGTCGGAAGCGCTTCCCAGTCACCTGGGGCTTGGATGACCAGGGATCCGGTTAATCCGCCTAGGGACAAGGCCTCTTCCGGTGTCCAGCCTTTGGCAATGCCTGCCAGGAAGCCTGCGCAGAAGCCGTCTCCCGCGCCAACGGTATCCACTACGTTATCCACACGCTCAAAAGGAAGGGAGTAGGTCCCGGTTTCCCGAACAATAACGTTGTTTCCGTCGAAACTCTTGATTACGGACATGCCGGGGAGCTGACGCAGACGGTCCAGGATCACCTGCTCGTCCTCCGTTTCGAACAACAGCTTGCATTCATCATAGCCAGGGAGGAAATAATCACAGCTTTCGGCAAGCTCCAGCAATACGGGGCGAGCCTCCTCAATGTTCCACAGCTTCAGCCTGAGGTTCGGATCAAAGCTGATCTGGACGCCATGCGTTTTGCATACGGAAATGACATGCCGTATCGTCTCCAGGCAGTTGCTGCTTAAGGCGGCTGTGATGCCCGTGAAATGAAGGATGCGGGCCTTGGCTATGTATTCGGAGTCTACATGGTCCGGCGTCATTTGGCTGGCGGCAGAGCCTTTGCGGTAGTAATAGACGGAGGATTGACCGCGAACGTTCTGTCTCAGCATAAGACCGGTCGGTGCAGCATCCGTTTGTCTGGCGCTGGAAACATCGACCCCTTCACCTCGAAGCGTTTTCAAAATGCCGGTTCCGATCGGATCGTTGCCGAGCTGGCCGAACCATCCGCTGCTGCAGCCAAGCCTGGAAAGCCCGATGGCGAGGTTGCTTTCGGCGCCGCCGAAGGACTGGGCCATGGTTCCTCCCTGGCCAATGCCCCGTGTGCCTTCGGGATATAATAATCCCATCGATTCGCCGAACGTGATGACATCGATAGGACGCATACCATTATTCATAGAATTACCCCCTTATATTCAGTCTCCGTTATTAACACTTTACCCTGATGGTGATGATAACTCAATAAAAAATAACACAATGTAAATAACCTCCTATCCGGGAAAGATAGGAGGTATGCATGGGCTTTCAGCATAGGAGAAAGCAAAAAAACAATGCTTAGAAACCTTTATACTGAGGCTCTTCCTGTTCAAGCTGCTGAACCCGCTGGGCTACTTGGTCTACGACTTGCTGCGTTTGTTGTGCCGCGGTAGTGAACAGATCCTTGGCATTTTGATCTTGCGTAGACAGCGCAAATTGCTCAAGGCTGGCCTGAGCGCTTTTTAAGGATGAGAGGCATGTTTTCACATCGGAAGCTACGGTCATTGGTTTTTATCACTCCTTTCATGCGTAATAATGTACGCATTTTGGAGAAGAACATGCATGAAGCATGGCAAGGAAAATAATGGTGTGATTTCAATTAGGATATTTGACAATAATCTATATAGTGATTGCTATGTCATTACATCGAAAGGAAGGTCGTTGTTGTGCCTCAATGGTTGGAAATCGTACTTAGAACCGTATGTGCCGTGGTCGTGCTGTTCCTGATGACGAAACTGCTTGGCAAGCGCCAGGTGACGCAGCTATCTTTTTTTGAATATTTAACAGGGATCACGATCGGTAGCATAGCTGCCTATATATCCTTGGATCTGGAAGCAAACTGGTATTTAGGGCTCGTGGCTCTGGGCGTCTGGGTTGCCTGCTCGCTTCTCATCGAATTTCTGCAAATCAAGAGCAAAAAGGCAAGGGATTTTATCGATTTTAAATCAACCGTGCTCATTCAAGGCGGCAAGATATTAGAAGATAATTTAAAGAAGGAAAGGCTGTCGACAGACGAGCTGATGCAGCAGCTCCGCAAAAAAGACGTGTTTCAGGTCGCCGACGTGGAATTTGCCATCATGGAATCCAGCGGTGAGATCAATGTCCTGCAGAAGCGTGAAAGTTTGCCTTTGACTCCCAAGGATCTAGGTATACAGGTAGCGCCGGAAAAACCTGGGCAGGTTGTGATCATGGATGGCGAGGTCATGGATGAACCGCTGCGCGTCTCGGGCTTCAATCATGGATGGCTGGTGGAAGAGCTGGACAAGCAGGGCGCCAGAATCAAGGACGTATTCCTTGCTCAAGTCGATACCTATGGACAATTAACCGTCGATTTGTATAACGATCAGATCCAGGTGCCCCAAAACGAGGGACGGAAGCTCTTGTATGCAAATTTAAAGAAATGCCAGGCGGATTTGGAATTGTT
Proteins encoded:
- a CDS encoding DUF1657 domain-containing protein, which encodes MTVASDVKTCLSSLKSAQASLEQFALSTQDQNAKDLFTTAAQQTQQVVDQVAQRVQQLEQEEPQYKGF
- a CDS encoding sugar kinase, with protein sequence MNNGMRPIDVITFGESMGLLYPEGTRGIGQGGTMAQSFGGAESNLAIGLSRLGCSSGWFGQLGNDPIGTGILKTLRGEGVDVSSARQTDAAPTGLMLRQNVRGQSSVYYYRKGSAASQMTPDHVDSEYIAKARILHFTGITAALSSNCLETIRHVISVCKTHGVQISFDPNLRLKLWNIEEARPVLLELAESCDYFLPGYDECKLLFETEDEQVILDRLRQLPGMSVIKSFDGNNVIVRETGTYSLPFERVDNVVDTVGAGDGFCAGFLAGIAKGWTPEEALSLGGLTGSLVIQAPGDWEALPTWEEVQQRRGNAAHIER
- a CDS encoding DUF421 domain-containing protein; amino-acid sequence: MPQWLEIVLRTVCAVVVLFLMTKLLGKRQVTQLSFFEYLTGITIGSIAAYISLDLEANWYLGLVALGVWVACSLLIEFLQIKSKKARDFIDFKSTVLIQGGKILEDNLKKERLSTDELMQQLRKKDVFQVADVEFAIMESSGEINVLQKRESLPLTPKDLGIQVAPEKPGQVVIMDGEVMDEPLRVSGFNHGWLVEELDKQGARIKDVFLAQVDTYGQLTVDLYNDQIQVPQNEGRKLLYANLKKCQADLELFSLSTKSKKAKKMYEESSKRMEKILADVQAILKT